From Campylobacter concisus, a single genomic window includes:
- a CDS encoding transaldolase (Important for the balance of metabolites in the pentose-phosphate pathway), producing the protein MYDNKAKFSLWCDFIERNFLQSEFNSLLENNVINGATSNPAIFKTAFASPAYKKIIETSNKRHPKDLYEILATQDIKIAACKMLRNYANGDDGFVSIEVDPNLSDDTAATIEEGIRLHNLISMPNVMIKIPATKDGYEAMSALMAKGISVNATLIFSPDQAKQCLEAFSEGSKIYTSRFVNTTMPKGVVSVFVSRFDRKLDDTMAAKSLPTGQVGIMNAANIYHMIEDFGLENVRTLFASTGVKGGSLRGDYYVRELMYKNSINTAPIETIKEFIKAKAEIKNVPSKENILSFFQIIKNNDIDINIIYKELLNDGLKQFVSAFDDIMKSL; encoded by the coding sequence ATGTATGACAACAAAGCTAAATTCTCTCTTTGGTGTGATTTTATAGAGAGAAATTTTTTACAAAGCGAATTTAACTCTTTATTGGAAAATAATGTTATAAACGGTGCTACAAGCAACCCAGCTATTTTTAAAACAGCATTTGCTTCACCTGCTTATAAAAAGATAATAGAAACTAGCAATAAACGCCACCCAAAAGATCTTTATGAAATTTTGGCTACTCAAGATATAAAAATTGCAGCATGTAAAATGTTAAGAAATTATGCAAACGGCGATGATGGCTTTGTAAGCATTGAGGTTGATCCAAATTTAAGTGACGATACAGCCGCAACGATAGAGGAAGGTATCAGACTTCATAATCTAATATCAATGCCAAATGTTATGATAAAAATTCCAGCTACAAAAGATGGCTATGAGGCAATGAGCGCACTTATGGCAAAGGGTATTAGTGTAAATGCAACACTCATTTTTTCTCCAGATCAAGCAAAACAATGTCTTGAGGCTTTTAGTGAAGGTTCTAAAATTTACACGAGTCGCTTTGTAAATACAACTATGCCAAAAGGTGTAGTAAGTGTTTTTGTTAGTAGATTTGATAGAAAACTTGATGATACAATGGCTGCAAAGAGTCTACCAACTGGACAAGTTGGTATAATGAACGCTGCAAATATATATCACATGATTGAAGATTTTGGGCTAGAAAATGTAAGAACGCTTTTTGCAAGTACAGGTGTAAAAGGTGGTAGCTTAAGAGGGGATTACTACGTTAGAGAGCTAATGTATAAAAACTCCATCAATACAGCACCAATCGAAACTATAAAAGAATTTATCAAAGCAAAAGCGGAGATAAAAAATGTGCCTAGTAAAGAAAATATTTTAAGCTTTTTTCAAATTATAAAAAATAATGATATAGACATAAATATTATTTATAAAGAATTGCTAAATGATGGATTAAAACAGTTTGTATCAGCATTTGATGATATTATGAAATCACTTTAA
- a CDS encoding permease, which produces MKLYARYVGWVYIKSFLIVFLALELFYVGIDLLTNLKDLPPSANLQLLYVGLTSLSAIGYVLPLSFIFALIILHVNMVRSNELISFYALGISKNSLIFPPFFIALFVTIFYVGLNFTPFAYAHDYQKSIAKNTAFSKSTNDSFLKFEGKFIYIKELNSVNQIANDVRIFEINGTNLLSTTFANHANFKDNEWILKDVNQTLLPQILELGEAGFNKIQSENLDALKGFKPKSIESAVSVENSKFNIPDAINFIKTFKNEGIGLDSAKTAFYNLTIAPFFAPFLLLIFYYHLPVTGRFFNLALSTFIFVVITLVVWGLLFILAKFAQTSVILPEIGIVLPVILLFAYAIYLIRSHR; this is translated from the coding sequence ATGAAACTATACGCCAGATATGTTGGCTGGGTCTATATAAAATCTTTTCTTATCGTATTTTTAGCGCTTGAACTATTTTATGTTGGTATCGATCTGCTTACAAATTTAAAAGATCTGCCACCATCTGCTAACCTTCAGCTCCTTTATGTTGGGCTTACATCGCTTAGCGCTATTGGCTACGTTTTGCCACTTTCGTTTATTTTTGCACTAATAATTTTGCATGTAAATATGGTCAGGTCAAATGAGCTAATCAGTTTTTATGCGCTTGGTATTAGTAAAAATAGTCTAATTTTTCCACCATTTTTTATTGCACTTTTTGTAACTATCTTTTATGTTGGCTTAAATTTTACTCCATTTGCCTATGCGCACGACTATCAAAAAAGTATCGCTAAAAATACGGCTTTCTCAAAAAGCACAAATGATTCATTTTTAAAATTTGAAGGCAAATTTATCTACATAAAAGAGCTAAATTCTGTTAATCAAATAGCAAATGATGTTAGAATTTTTGAGATAAATGGCACAAATTTACTCTCAACTACATTTGCAAATCATGCTAATTTTAAAGACAATGAGTGGATTTTAAAAGATGTTAATCAAACTCTTTTACCGCAAATTTTAGAGCTTGGTGAGGCTGGTTTTAATAAGATACAAAGCGAGAACTTAGATGCACTAAAAGGCTTTAAGCCAAAGAGTATTGAAAGCGCTGTTAGTGTTGAAAACTCAAAATTTAATATCCCAGATGCGATAAATTTTATAAAAACATTTAAAAATGAAGGTATCGGCCTTGATAGCGCAAAAACAGCTTTTTACAACCTTACTATCGCACCATTTTTTGCACCATTTTTGTTGCTCATTTTTTACTATCATTTGCCTGTGACCGGTAGATTTTTTAATCTTGCGCTTTCGACTTTTATTTTTGTTGTGATAACTCTTGTCGTTTGGGGACTGCTCTTTATTCTTGCAAAATTTGCACAAACTTCTGTGATCTTGCCAGAAATCGGCA
- a CDS encoding phosphoserine phosphatase SerB: protein MIKLCVFDFDSTIMDGETIDILAAANNASEEVANITKRSMNGELDFFESLTKRVKFLKGLPLLKVNEICKNLPIMPGAGELIEALKQKGIKVVVFSGGFHIATDVMQEKLKFDANFANILHHKDGVLTGKVGGEMMFGSSKGDMIDRLCGLLNLGKDEIMCVGDGANDISMFRKCDLSIAFCAKDILKKEATHCVDVKDLREILKFIR, encoded by the coding sequence TTGATAAAACTTTGTGTTTTTGATTTTGACTCTACAATAATGGACGGCGAGACAATAGATATTCTCGCCGCCGCTAATAATGCTAGTGAAGAAGTAGCTAACATAACTAAGCGTTCGATGAACGGTGAGCTTGATTTTTTTGAAAGTCTTACAAAAAGAGTAAAATTTTTAAAAGGATTACCACTTTTAAAGGTAAATGAAATTTGCAAAAATTTACCCATAATGCCTGGGGCTGGCGAGCTAATAGAGGCTTTAAAGCAAAAAGGTATCAAGGTTGTGGTTTTTAGTGGTGGATTTCACATAGCAACTGACGTCATGCAAGAGAAACTTAAATTTGATGCAAATTTTGCAAATATCTTGCATCATAAAGATGGAGTTTTGACTGGTAAAGTTGGTGGAGAAATGATGTTTGGTAGTTCAAAGGGAGATATGATTGACCGCTTGTGTGGACTATTAAATCTAGGCAAGGACGAGATAATGTGTGTTGGGGACGGGGCCAATGACATATCGATGTTTAGAAAGTGCGACCTTAGCATTGCATTTTGTGCAAAAGATATCTTAAAAAAAGAAGCGACACATTGTGTTGATGTTAAAGATTTGCGTGAAATTTTAAAATTTATAAGGTAG
- a CDS encoding chemotaxis protein CheW, which yields MDNKLNQVLNKQKQQINGTELKNNEDIVQLVGFVVGEEEYAIPILNIQEIIKPIEYTRVPSVPDYVLGVFNLRGNVIPLIDLRKRFSLNVTKQSASTRYIVMKDADNIAGFVIDRLTEAIRIDRNRIDPPPETLVKDKGMIYGIGKRDQNILTILKVESLLKRDF from the coding sequence ATGGACAATAAACTAAATCAAGTTTTAAATAAACAAAAACAGCAAATAAATGGAACCGAGCTAAAAAATAACGAGGACATAGTTCAGCTAGTAGGTTTTGTGGTCGGAGAGGAAGAATACGCAATACCTATTTTAAATATTCAAGAGATAATCAAGCCTATTGAATACACACGTGTTCCTAGCGTACCTGATTATGTTCTTGGTGTATTTAACTTACGTGGCAACGTTATTCCTCTTATTGATTTAAGAAAACGTTTTTCGTTAAATGTTACAAAACAAAGCGCAAGCACAAGATATATCGTTATGAAAGATGCAGATAATATCGCTGGCTTTGTGATAGACCGCTTGACGGAGGCTATAAGAATAGACCGCAACAGGATCGATCCGCCACCAGAGACTTTAGTAAAAGACAAAGGCATGATTTATGGTATCGGTAAGCGCGACCAAAATATCCTTACGATCTTAAAGGTCGAAAGCCTTTTAAAACGTGATTTTTAG
- a CDS encoding 50S ribosomal protein L25/general stress protein Ctc — translation MLEGIVRESIGKKSAKALRRDGYLIANIYGKGLENIAAAFKVNDFIKEARKKESLAFDVKVGGKVYNVVIVDYQRDVVTSDLKHVDLKVALPGVLSKYMIPVKPVGTPIGLKNKGVLIQSKRRLCVKCTAENLPNSFDVDVSKLDIDDTILVRDITAPKGVTIVDADRVAVLGVIKAK, via the coding sequence ATGTTAGAAGGAATCGTTAGAGAGAGTATCGGTAAGAAGTCTGCAAAGGCTTTGAGAAGAGATGGTTATCTAATCGCCAACATTTATGGCAAGGGATTAGAGAATATTGCAGCTGCTTTTAAAGTAAATGACTTTATTAAAGAAGCGCGCAAAAAAGAGAGCCTTGCTTTTGATGTAAAAGTAGGCGGAAAAGTTTATAATGTCGTTATTGTTGATTACCAAAGAGATGTTGTTACAAGCGATCTTAAACACGTAGATCTAAAAGTAGCACTTCCAGGCGTTTTATCAAAATATATGATCCCAGTTAAGCCAGTTGGAACACCTATTGGTCTTAAAAATAAGGGCGTTTTGATCCAGTCAAAAAGACGTCTTTGCGTAAAATGCACGGCTGAAAATTTACCAAATTCATTTGACGTTGATGTAAGCAAACTTGACATTGATGATACGATTTTGGTTCGTGATATCACAGCTCCTAAAGGCGTTACCATTGTAGACGCTGACCGTGTTGCGGTACTTGGAGTTATTAAAGCTAAATAA
- a CDS encoding chemotaxis protein CheA, translating into MDDMKEIMEDFLIEAFELIEQIDHDLVELESNPEDLELLNRIFRVAHTVKGSSSFLNFDVLTELTHHMEDVLNKARKGELKITPDIMDVVLESVDMMKGLLSSIRDHGNDTAAGIDIKNICARLTQISEGEAPAAAPEAPATPVAEPVPEPEKEPEPVAPAEEAPEISDAELSKLSDSEVEAEIERLLKVRKAEDKARRASKGIAPKSPSEIAPAASSTSAPAAKAESKEKDGDKKVPAASSGAVAQEQTIRVEVKRLDHLMNLIGELVLGKNRLLKIYDDVEERYEGEKFLEELNQVVSSLSLVTTDIQLAVMKTRMLPIAKVFNKFPRMIRDLSRDLGKQIDLEISGEETELDKSIVEEIGDPLVHIIRNSCDHGIEDPETRKAAGKPEKGLVQLKAYNEGNHIVVEIVDDGKGLDADMLKSKSIEKGIITEREADAMSEKEAFGLIFRPGFSTAAKVTNVSGRGVGMDVVKTNIEKLNGIIDIESEVGKGTVMKLKIPLTLAIIQSLLVGTQEEFYAIPLASVLETVRVPIDDIYTIDGKNVLRLRDEVLSLVRLSDVFGVEKAFDGGEQTYVVIIGVAEAKLGIIVDTLVGQEEIVIKSMGDYLQNIPGIAGATIRGDGRVTLIIDVGAMMEMAKDIKVDIRAEIEDSTKAKEKPSDYKVLIVDDSKMDRTIMQKALEPTGVTIIEATNGVEALNIVKSGEHSFDAILIDIEMPRMDGYTLAGEIRKYSKYRNLPLIAVTSRTSKTDRLRGVEVGMTEYITKPYSAEYLENVVRKNIKLA; encoded by the coding sequence ATGGATGATATGAAAGAAATAATGGAAGACTTTTTAATAGAAGCTTTCGAACTTATTGAGCAGATAGATCATGACCTTGTTGAGCTTGAGTCAAACCCTGAAGATTTGGAATTATTAAATAGAATTTTCCGCGTTGCTCACACAGTAAAAGGTAGTTCAAGCTTTTTAAATTTTGATGTTTTAACAGAGCTTACTCACCATATGGAGGATGTTTTAAATAAAGCTAGAAAAGGCGAGCTAAAGATCACTCCAGACATTATGGACGTAGTTCTTGAGTCAGTTGATATGATGAAAGGCTTGTTAAGTAGCATTAGAGATCATGGAAATGATACAGCTGCTGGTATTGATATTAAAAACATTTGTGCAAGACTTACTCAAATTTCTGAAGGCGAGGCGCCAGCAGCAGCTCCTGAAGCTCCTGCCACACCAGTAGCTGAGCCAGTACCAGAACCGGAAAAAGAGCCAGAACCAGTCGCACCTGCCGAAGAAGCACCAGAGATAAGTGATGCTGAGCTTTCAAAGCTAAGCGACTCTGAAGTAGAAGCTGAGATAGAGAGACTTTTAAAAGTTAGGAAAGCTGAAGATAAGGCTAGACGTGCCTCAAAAGGCATAGCTCCAAAATCTCCTAGCGAGATAGCTCCGGCTGCAAGTAGCACTTCAGCTCCAGCTGCAAAAGCAGAGAGTAAAGAAAAGGATGGAGATAAAAAAGTCCCAGCCGCGAGCAGCGGTGCAGTAGCTCAGGAACAAACTATACGTGTTGAAGTAAAAAGGCTTGACCACTTAATGAACTTAATCGGCGAGCTTGTTCTTGGTAAAAACCGCTTATTAAAAATTTATGATGACGTGGAAGAGAGATACGAGGGAGAGAAATTTTTAGAAGAGCTAAATCAAGTCGTTTCAAGTCTAAGCTTAGTAACGACCGATATACAGCTTGCCGTTATGAAAACAAGAATGCTTCCAATAGCAAAAGTCTTTAATAAATTTCCACGTATGATACGCGATCTTAGCCGCGATCTTGGTAAGCAAATCGATCTTGAAATTTCAGGTGAAGAGACCGAGCTTGATAAGTCAATCGTAGAAGAGATCGGCGATCCACTAGTGCACATCATAAGAAATTCATGCGATCACGGTATCGAGGATCCTGAGACAAGAAAGGCAGCAGGCAAGCCTGAAAAAGGCCTTGTTCAGCTAAAAGCTTACAATGAAGGCAATCATATCGTTGTTGAGATAGTTGATGACGGTAAAGGCTTAGATGCTGATATGCTTAAATCTAAATCAATAGAAAAAGGCATTATTACTGAGCGTGAAGCTGATGCGATGAGCGAAAAAGAGGCATTTGGCCTTATTTTTAGACCAGGATTTTCAACTGCGGCAAAAGTTACAAACGTATCTGGTCGTGGTGTTGGTATGGACGTTGTTAAGACAAATATTGAAAAGCTAAATGGTATCATTGATATTGAAAGTGAAGTTGGAAAAGGCACAGTTATGAAGCTTAAAATTCCACTTACACTTGCGATTATTCAATCGTTACTTGTTGGAACACAAGAAGAATTTTATGCTATTCCACTTGCAAGTGTTCTTGAGACTGTTCGTGTACCGATTGATGATATCTACACGATCGATGGCAAAAATGTACTAAGGCTAAGAGATGAAGTCTTATCTCTTGTTAGACTTTCTGATGTATTTGGTGTAGAAAAAGCATTTGATGGTGGAGAGCAAACCTATGTCGTAATAATCGGTGTTGCCGAAGCAAAACTAGGCATCATAGTTGATACTTTGGTTGGACAAGAAGAGATTGTTATCAAATCAATGGGTGATTATCTACAAAATATCCCAGGTATTGCTGGTGCGACTATTAGAGGTGATGGCCGTGTGACATTGATTATCGATGTTGGTGCTATGATGGAGATGGCAAAAGATATCAAGGTAGACATTAGAGCCGAAATAGAAGATAGCACAAAAGCAAAGGAAAAGCCAAGTGATTATAAAGTCTTGATAGTTGATGACTCTAAAATGGATAGAACTATCATGCAAAAAGCGCTTGAACCAACCGGGGTAACAATAATAGAAGCCACAAATGGTGTTGAGGCATTAAATATCGTAAAATCCGGAGAACACTCCTTTGATGCGATTTTGATAGATATTGAGATGCCAAGAATGGATGGATATACACTGGCTGGCGAAATTAGAAAATACTCTAAGTATAGAAATTTACCACTTATTGCTGTTACGTCAAGGACGTCAAAAACAGATAGATTACGTGGCGTAGAAGTTGGAATGACTGAGTATATTACAAAACCATATTCAGCCGAATACCTAGAAAATGTCGTTAGAAAGAATATAAAATTAGCTTAG
- a CDS encoding aminoacyl-tRNA hydrolase produces MTLIAGLGNPGSKYENTRHNIGFMLIDLLKDSNYKDVSSAKFQGEVFKFNDIILLKPTTFMNLSGQSVKAVKDFYKPDRIIVIHDDLDLSFGAIKFKKGGSSGGHNGIKSIDGLIGNDYERVRVGIGHLGDAKNFVLGEFSDEEKKALDEILAYTKKTVCELLKSDINEISQKFTIKKGLIK; encoded by the coding sequence GTGACACTAATAGCGGGGCTGGGAAATCCTGGCTCCAAATATGAAAACACTAGACATAATATAGGCTTTATGCTTATAGATCTCCTAAAAGACTCAAATTACAAAGATGTTAGCTCAGCCAAATTCCAAGGCGAAGTTTTTAAATTCAATGACATTATCTTGCTAAAACCAACAACTTTTATGAACCTCTCAGGACAAAGTGTAAAAGCGGTCAAAGATTTTTATAAACCAGATAGAATAATCGTAATACATGATGATCTCGATCTTAGTTTTGGTGCGATTAAATTTAAAAAAGGTGGCAGTAGTGGTGGGCATAATGGTATAAAATCAATCGATGGATTAATCGGCAACGACTACGAAAGGGTGCGTGTTGGCATTGGGCACCTTGGTGATGCTAAAAATTTTGTCCTTGGAGAGTTTAGCGATGAGGAGAAAAAGGCTTTAGATGAAATTTTAGCCTATACAAAAAAAACAGTTTGCGAGCTACTAAAGAGTGACATCAACGAAATCTCGCAAAAATTTACGATAAAAAAAGGTCTTATCAAATGA
- a CDS encoding fused signal transduction protein/response regulator → MFGDNVLKTDSNEMELVDFRIFKKTENKVYEGIYGVNVAKVREIIKMPNLTELPGVPEYIEGIFDLRGVVIPVINLARWMNIIEPTEGVVIKPRVIIAEFSGILIGFIVHEAKRIRRISWKDIEPANFASGSGALDKGKITGVTRIENDEVLLILDLESIVEELGIYSPKIEFDVTDDQKLKGVSLVLDDSSTARKLVKDALEKMGLSVVEAKNGVEGLERMEELYQRYGDNLSKELRVILSDIEMPQMDGYRFASTLKNDERFKEVPIVFNSSLSNDFSEIKSKEAGGAAYLTKFDASIFYQEVLKVIEAHSKSAK, encoded by the coding sequence ATGTTTGGAGATAACGTACTAAAAACGGACTCAAACGAGATGGAACTTGTTGATTTTCGTATCTTTAAAAAGACCGAAAACAAAGTATATGAAGGAATATACGGAGTCAATGTCGCAAAGGTGCGGGAGATCATTAAGATGCCAAATCTTACAGAGCTTCCTGGCGTTCCCGAGTATATCGAGGGAATTTTTGATTTAAGGGGCGTGGTGATCCCTGTCATAAATTTGGCAAGATGGATGAATATTATCGAGCCAACCGAAGGCGTAGTTATAAAGCCACGTGTTATTATTGCTGAGTTTAGCGGTATTTTGATCGGTTTTATCGTCCATGAGGCAAAAAGGATCAGGCGTATAAGCTGGAAAGATATCGAGCCTGCAAATTTTGCTTCAGGTTCTGGCGCTTTAGACAAAGGCAAAATAACAGGCGTAACAAGAATAGAAAATGATGAAGTTTTGCTTATTCTTGATCTTGAAAGCATAGTAGAAGAGCTTGGAATTTACTCGCCAAAGATCGAATTTGATGTAACAGATGATCAAAAATTAAAAGGTGTTTCTTTGGTTTTAGATGATAGCTCGACTGCTAGAAAACTGGTAAAAGACGCACTTGAGAAAATGGGACTTAGCGTGGTTGAGGCTAAAAACGGCGTTGAGGGCTTGGAGAGAATGGAAGAGCTTTATCAGAGATACGGAGACAACCTATCAAAAGAGCTTAGAGTCATATTAAGCGATATCGAAATGCCACAGATGGATGGATACCGCTTTGCTTCAACTCTTAAAAATGATGAAAGATTTAAAGAGGTTCCAATAGTATTTAACTCCTCATTGAGTAATGATTTTAGCGAAATCAAGAGCAAAGAAGCTGGTGGTGCTGCGTATCTTACGAAATTTGATGCGAGTATATTTTATCAAGAAGTGCTAAAAGTCATTGAAGCACATTCTAAATCTGCAAAATGA